A single Branchiostoma floridae strain S238N-H82 chromosome 11, Bfl_VNyyK, whole genome shotgun sequence DNA region contains:
- the LOC118426159 gene encoding kelch-like protein 21 codes for MAAYFQAENVVDPSLLGALVGPMLSVSGGQRSRQTGEAMGAPCPHLGIPLGQRPWAQDTPAAPFTSTDVEYVDDEGGNLQFTDKVHSRTLAEGLRRLVNTKAGPSDLTCHLTERGCAKVFQSNSLIYDFECEDVFKKIRNLRLAGKFCDLTVKVGKLDIPCHRMVLAAFSNYFELMLFGDFVESKNDYIWLRDVSAPVVNEIMDYAYSGEITITSKNVETLMHASSIFQLAPLAKACCEFLRRQLDVENSVGIMKFADLYTRKKLADEARAYVLENLPQVSCSEDFQQLSLEDMESIVTDRACRWGRETVFEAVMKWVRPDDTGLREHLPRLLKKMKLRLINEGYLENTVKTSAVVLRSKEAMEEVGRAENEISERKKKTFSTQVVVQVGGISGGEQPGCQSDKVSHVDVLEPDSKCWAIISSLPDRIKYCHHAVSAWDNDIYILAVFDEKGRSEFWRFATQTNMWYRLPDPLLQRVRQGRVRLETLNGRVYAIGGMTEVSSFEDCFEAYDPCANSWKKLPRILKSVRKIATAVCSGKLFVFGYQGDDPQEREMEVQCYDPGNETWDVESVSSYHGGKRQYQAIGLGRKIYMMPILGSPRPKEQPPAVRHDDARGRDYHHRREGHLRGGVPDSGF; via the exons CCCTGGGCGCAAGATACCCCGGCTGCCCCTTTTACCAGCACAGACGTCGAATACGTCGACGATGAAGGCGGGAACCTCCAGTTCACAGACAAGGTTCACTCCAGGACCCTGGCCGAGGGCTTGCGCCGACTCGTCAACACCAAAGCGGGGCCCAGCGACCTGACATGCCATCTGACAGAACGCGGCTGCGCCAAAGTCTTCCAAAGCAACTCCCTCATCTACGACTTCGAATGCGAGGACGTCTTCAAGAAAATTCGGAACTTGCGACTGGCCGGAAAGTTCTGCGACTTGACGGTAAAAGTCGGGAAGCTGGACATCCCGTGTCACAGGATGGTCTTAGCGGCTTTCAGTAACTACTTTGAGCTGATGCTCTTCGGAGACTTCGTGGAAAGTAAAAACGACTACATTTGGCTTCGGGACGTCTCGGCACCTGTGGTGAATGAAATCATGGACTACGCGTACTCCGGAGAGATCACCATCACCAGTAAGAACGTGGAGACGCTGATGCACGCCAGCTCCATCTTCCAGCTCGCGCCGCTCGCCAAGGCCTGCTGTGAGTTTCTCCGGCGGCAGCTGGACGTGGAGAACTCGGTCGGCATCATGAAGTTTGCCGATCTGTACACGCGCAAGAAGCTCGCAGACGAGGCACGTGCGTACGTCCTAGAGAACCTGCCACAGGTGTCGTGTTCGGAAGATTTCCAGCAGCTGAGTCTGGAGGACATGGAGAGCATAGTGACAGACAGGGCGTGTCGCTGGGGCAGGGAGACCGTCTTCGAGGCCGTCATGAAATGGGTCAGGCCTGACGACACGGGTCTCAGGGAGCACCTTCCACGACTCCTCAAGAAAATGAAACTAAGACTGATCAATGAAGGATACCTCGAGAACACAGTTAAGACGTCAGCGGTAGTTCTGAGGTCGAAGGAAGCCATGGAGGAAGTGGGGAGGGCAGAGAACGAAATAAGTGAACgcaagaagaaaacattttcaactCAG GTGGTGGTGCAGGTAGGCGGCATCAGCGGTGGAGAACAGCCGGGATGTCAGAGTGACAAAGTCAGCCATGTTGACGTCCTGGAGCCCGACAGTAAGTGTTGGGCCATCATCTCGTCTCTGCCGGACAGAATCAAGTACTGCCACCACGCCGTGTCGGCCTGGGACAACGACATCTACATCTTAGCCGTTTTCGACGAGAAGGGACGGTCGGAGTTTTGGCGGTTTGCGACGCAGACGAACATGTGGTACCGGCTGCCCGACCCTCTGCTACAGCGCGTACGTCAGGGCCGCGTCCGCCTCGAAACGCTGAACGGCCGCGTTTACGCCATCGGGGGCATGACGGAGGTATCAAGTTTCGAAGACTGTTTCGAGGCTTACGATCCCTGCGCGAACTCGTGGAAGAAACTGCCCAGAATCCTGAAATCTGTGAGGAAAATCGCGACAGCGGTCTGTAGCGGGAAGTTGTTCGTGTTCGGTTACCAAGGCGACGACCCACAAGAGCGCGAGATGGAGGTGCAATGTTACGATCCTGGGAACGAGACGTGGGACGTGGAGTCGGTGAGCTCGTACCACGGCGGGAAGAGGCAGTACCAGGCCATCGGGCTCGGCAGGAAGATCTACATGATGCCCATATTAGGCAG TCCCCGCCCCAAAGAACAGCCACCTGCAGTGCGGCATGACGACGCTAGGGGACGGGATTATCATCACCGGCGGGAGGGACACCTTCGAGGCGGCGTACCTGACTCCGGGTTTTGA